A portion of the Novosphingobium sp. KA1 genome contains these proteins:
- a CDS encoding acyl-[ACP]--phospholipid O-acyltransferase, which yields MAAPDFSLLTKRRFAPMFCVQFLGAFNDNLLKYAMLLLANYGLLRDAPDKAGMLSVVATGLFTLPYFLFSALAGQIADRIDKAKLVRWIKLAEVGIMGLALIGFAWESITVLLASLFLMGLHSTVFGPVKYSILPQHLGEREVMGGTGLIEAGTFLAILGGQLLAGQVVPWEAGLVAMGLAVVGWLAAQAIPPAPPSRGGHPIDWNIARGTWHIIAAAHRGRGVWLAVLGISWFFTAGAILLTEFVPLVSDTLQAQKDVATLFLVVFSVVIALGSMTVNRMLKGEVSARYVPVSALMLAIGLIDLWLSTRAFVPTVIDADVRQFVANPQSWKIFADLVIIAFSGGMFIVPLYAILQIHSAPEERSQVIAANNILNAGMTVAAVGIVAVLLGNGMSVPGVIGVLGFATLLVAVTSIWLLPETLFKAVIRTVLRMLYRVEVTGIENMPKPGEPAVVVVNHLSYLDGVLLGAFLPGKPTFAVHTAIAKSWWIQPFLKLFRAFPVDPTNPMAAKAMVRAVKEGRTLVIFPEGRITVTGALMKVFDGPGMVADKADAPIIPVRLDGPQYTPFSHLKGKVRQRWFPKVSIEVLPARRFSIEGEMPARQRRAIAGRRLYDEMSRMIFDTSHTDRTLFAALCEARAVHGGKTKVVEDIKRTPLAYNRLILGAELLGERLAYRTRPGEAVGLLLPNVSGVALAFFALQAEGRVPAMLNFTVGQASLVSACATAKIETVVTARAFVEQGKLDAVIAALEADGRNVLYLEDLAAEIGTTAKLWHMVTGRLAASRHARRKVSPDAPAVILFTSGSEGAPKGVVLSHRNLLSNCAQLAARIDFNPADVVLNALPVFHSFGLTGGTLLPLLNGIRTVFYPSPLHYRIVPALAYDANATILFGTDTFLSGYARMAHSYDFYSLRYIFAGAEKVREETRRTYADKFGLRILEGYGATECAPVIAVNTPMHFKAGTVGRMLPAMEARLEEVPGIAEGGRLYVRGPNVMAGYLLASEPGVLQPPVEGWHDTGDIVTIDEIGFVTIRGRAKRFAKIAGEMVSLPAVEGYAAKVWPDAESAVVTRPDAKKGEQLVLYTTAKGADHKALQEWGRANGVAELSIPREIRVLDALPVLGTGKLDYVTLNEMAKA from the coding sequence GTGGCGGCACCAGACTTTTCATTGCTGACCAAGCGGCGGTTCGCGCCGATGTTCTGCGTCCAGTTCCTGGGCGCCTTCAACGACAACCTGCTGAAGTACGCGATGCTGCTGCTGGCCAACTACGGCCTGCTGCGCGATGCGCCGGACAAGGCGGGGATGCTGTCGGTGGTCGCAACGGGGCTGTTCACCCTGCCCTATTTCCTGTTCTCTGCCCTTGCCGGCCAGATCGCGGACCGGATCGACAAGGCGAAACTCGTCCGCTGGATCAAGCTGGCCGAAGTCGGCATCATGGGCCTTGCCCTCATTGGTTTCGCGTGGGAATCGATCACGGTCCTGCTCGCCAGCCTGTTCCTGATGGGCCTGCATTCCACCGTGTTCGGCCCGGTGAAGTACTCGATCCTGCCGCAGCACCTTGGCGAGCGCGAAGTCATGGGCGGCACCGGCCTGATCGAAGCGGGCACGTTCCTTGCCATTCTGGGCGGCCAGTTGCTAGCCGGGCAGGTCGTGCCATGGGAAGCGGGTCTGGTCGCCATGGGTCTTGCCGTGGTGGGCTGGCTGGCCGCGCAGGCGATCCCGCCCGCACCGCCCAGCCGGGGCGGCCATCCGATCGACTGGAACATCGCACGCGGCACATGGCATATCATCGCCGCCGCCCATCGCGGCCGCGGCGTGTGGCTGGCGGTGCTGGGCATCAGCTGGTTCTTCACGGCGGGCGCGATCCTGCTGACCGAATTCGTCCCCCTCGTTTCCGACACGCTGCAGGCGCAAAAGGACGTGGCGACGCTGTTCCTTGTCGTGTTCTCGGTCGTCATCGCGCTGGGTTCGATGACGGTGAACCGCATGCTGAAGGGCGAAGTCTCGGCCCGCTATGTGCCGGTCAGCGCGCTGATGCTGGCCATCGGCCTGATCGACCTGTGGCTCTCCACCCGCGCCTTCGTGCCAACGGTGATCGACGCCGATGTGCGCCAGTTCGTGGCCAACCCGCAGTCGTGGAAGATCTTCGCGGACCTCGTCATCATCGCCTTCTCCGGCGGGATGTTCATCGTGCCGCTCTACGCGATCCTCCAGATCCATTCAGCGCCCGAGGAACGCTCTCAGGTGATCGCCGCCAACAACATCCTCAACGCCGGCATGACCGTGGCAGCCGTGGGCATTGTCGCGGTGCTGCTGGGCAACGGGATGAGCGTGCCGGGCGTGATCGGCGTACTGGGCTTCGCGACGCTGCTGGTTGCCGTCACCTCGATCTGGCTGCTGCCCGAAACGCTGTTCAAGGCGGTGATCCGCACGGTGCTGCGCATGCTCTACCGCGTGGAAGTGACCGGCATCGAGAACATGCCCAAGCCCGGCGAACCGGCCGTGGTCGTCGTCAACCACCTCTCCTACCTCGACGGCGTGCTGCTGGGCGCCTTCCTGCCCGGCAAGCCGACATTCGCGGTCCACACCGCCATTGCCAAGAGCTGGTGGATCCAGCCCTTCCTCAAGCTGTTCCGCGCCTTCCCGGTCGATCCCACCAATCCGATGGCGGCCAAGGCCATGGTCCGCGCCGTGAAGGAAGGCCGCACCTTGGTGATCTTCCCCGAAGGCCGCATCACCGTGACCGGCGCGCTGATGAAGGTGTTCGACGGCCCCGGCATGGTGGCCGACAAGGCCGACGCGCCGATCATCCCCGTCCGCCTTGACGGGCCGCAGTACACGCCCTTCTCCCACCTCAAGGGCAAAGTCCGCCAGCGCTGGTTCCCCAAAGTCTCGATCGAAGTGCTGCCCGCACGCCGCTTCAGCATTGAAGGCGAGATGCCTGCCCGCCAGCGCCGCGCCATCGCCGGTCGCCGTCTCTATGACGAGATGAGCCGGATGATCTTCGACACCAGCCACACCGACCGCACGCTGTTCGCCGCGCTCTGCGAAGCGCGCGCGGTCCACGGCGGCAAGACCAAGGTGGTGGAAGACATCAAGCGCACGCCGCTGGCCTACAACCGCCTGATCCTGGGCGCCGAACTGCTGGGCGAGCGGCTTGCCTATCGCACCCGCCCCGGCGAAGCCGTCGGTCTGCTGCTGCCCAATGTCAGCGGCGTCGCCCTCGCCTTTTTCGCGCTTCAGGCCGAAGGGCGCGTGCCTGCCATGCTGAACTTCACGGTGGGCCAGGCCAGCCTCGTGTCCGCCTGCGCCACCGCGAAGATCGAAACCGTCGTCACCGCGCGCGCCTTCGTCGAACAGGGCAAGCTGGACGCCGTGATCGCCGCGCTGGAAGCGGACGGTCGCAACGTACTCTACCTCGAAGACCTGGCCGCAGAGATCGGCACCACCGCCAAGCTTTGGCACATGGTGACCGGCCGCCTTGCCGCCAGCCGCCATGCCCGCCGCAAGGTCTCGCCCGATGCACCGGCGGTGATCCTGTTCACCTCAGGCTCCGAAGGCGCGCCCAAGGGCGTGGTGCTCAGCCACCGCAACCTGCTGTCCAACTGCGCACAACTGGCCGCGCGGATCGACTTCAACCCTGCCGACGTGGTGCTGAACGCGCTGCCGGTGTTCCACTCGTTCGGGCTGACCGGCGGCACTCTGCTACCGCTGCTGAACGGCATTCGCACGGTGTTCTACCCCAGCCCGCTGCACTACCGTATCGTGCCCGCGCTCGCCTACGACGCCAATGCCACGATCCTGTTCGGCACCGACACCTTCCTCTCCGGCTATGCCCGCATGGCGCACAGCTACGACTTCTACTCGCTGCGCTACATCTTCGCGGGCGCGGAGAAAGTGCGTGAGGAAACCCGCCGCACCTATGCCGACAAGTTCGGCCTGCGCATCCTCGAAGGCTATGGTGCTACCGAGTGCGCGCCGGTGATCGCGGTGAACACGCCGATGCACTTCAAGGCGGGCACGGTCGGCCGGATGCTGCCCGCGATGGAAGCGCGGCTTGAGGAGGTGCCCGGCATCGCCGAGGGCGGCCGTCTCTATGTCCGCGGGCCCAACGTCATGGCCGGATACCTGTTGGCGAGTGAACCCGGCGTCCTCCAGCCGCCTGTCGAGGGCTGGCACGACACCGGCGATATCGTCACCATCGACGAGATCGGCTTCGTCACCATCCGTGGCCGCGCCAAGCGCTTTGCCAAGATCGCCGGCGAAATGGTCTCTCTCCCCGCCGTCGAGGGTTATGCCGCCAAAGTCTGGCCCGATGCGGAAAGCGCCGTGGTCACCCGGCCCGACGCGAAGAAGGGCGAGCAACTGGTGCTCTACACCACCGCCAAGGGTGCCGACCACAAGGCGCTGCAGGAATGGGGCCGCGCCAACGGCGTGGCCGAACTCTCGATCCCGCGCGAGATCCGCGTGCTGGACGCCCTGCCCGTGCTGGGCACCGGCAAGCTTGACTATGTGACGCTGAACGAGATGGCGAAAGCGTAG
- a CDS encoding TetR/AcrR family transcriptional regulator, with amino-acid sequence MGRRSDHSREELRELFVAQGHALLSEVGFARFSAREVAKQVGYSVGTIYNVFGSLDALMVEINGRTLDMWIAFLEGRLAACEDGAVRLDAAIGAYFDFALSHRHAWTALYDFRLPEGSESPAFYRQKVATITGVIVREIAAVLPEGVREEAVPLARSLLASVHGHCFFALNGTFAMLGEDDPLAAAKARVADSVACAISGR; translated from the coding sequence ATGGGACGGCGATCGGATCACAGCCGCGAGGAACTGCGCGAACTCTTCGTGGCGCAGGGCCATGCCCTGCTGTCCGAAGTCGGTTTCGCCCGGTTTTCCGCGCGCGAAGTGGCCAAGCAGGTCGGCTATTCGGTGGGTACGATCTACAACGTGTTCGGCTCGCTGGACGCGCTGATGGTTGAGATCAACGGCCGCACGCTCGATATGTGGATCGCCTTTCTGGAGGGGCGGCTGGCGGCTTGCGAGGACGGTGCCGTGCGTCTTGACGCAGCGATCGGCGCTTATTTCGATTTTGCGCTCAGCCATCGCCACGCCTGGACTGCGCTTTACGACTTCCGCCTGCCGGAAGGCAGCGAATCGCCTGCGTTCTACCGCCAGAAAGTGGCGACCATCACTGGCGTGATCGTGCGCGAGATTGCTGCAGTCCTGCCAGAAGGCGTGCGTGAGGAGGCCGTCCCGCTGGCGCGCTCGCTGCTGGCGAGTGTCCATGGGCACTGCTTCTTCGCGCTCAACGGCACTTTCGCGATGCTGGGCGAGGACGATCCGCTTGCAGCCGCCAAAGCGCGCGTGGCGGATAGCGTCGCCTGCGCGATCTCAGGCCGGTAA
- a CDS encoding TetR/AcrR family transcriptional regulator, translated as MTGCTGKRELNKAKKRAEIVEVATRSFFGRGYAATSMSAIADELGGSKATLWAHFSSKEELFAAVVDNKVETFSQDVDEVLTGQVFSFPALRRACLRFLDCLLRENSVQLFRLVVSEGERFPEINEMFYERGPFKFRACVTRFFETRFSHEEAERLTLMTVSAMIGYRSDVLMRPERPTLRDREAFIDMMIGLIDWPRTLPAEPLPA; from the coding sequence ATGACAGGATGTACGGGTAAGAGAGAGCTCAACAAGGCAAAGAAGCGCGCCGAGATCGTCGAGGTTGCAACGCGATCGTTTTTCGGCCGCGGGTATGCCGCCACCAGCATGTCGGCCATCGCCGACGAACTGGGCGGATCGAAGGCCACGCTTTGGGCGCACTTCTCCTCGAAGGAAGAACTGTTCGCGGCAGTGGTCGATAACAAGGTCGAGACTTTTTCCCAGGACGTGGACGAAGTGCTTACCGGGCAGGTATTCTCCTTCCCGGCGCTGCGCCGCGCGTGCCTGCGCTTCCTCGACTGCCTGCTGCGCGAGAATTCGGTGCAACTGTTCCGTCTCGTCGTCAGCGAGGGCGAGCGCTTCCCCGAAATCAACGAGATGTTCTACGAGCGCGGCCCCTTCAAGTTCCGCGCCTGCGTGACCAGATTCTTCGAAACCCGCTTCTCGCACGAGGAGGCGGAGCGACTGACGCTGATGACCGTCTCGGCCATGATCGGCTATCGCTCGGACGTGCTTATGCGTCCGGAGCGGCCCACCTTGCGCGACCGTGAAGCTTTCATCGACATGATGATCGGCCTGATCGACTGGCCTCGCACCCTGCCGGCAGAGCCCTTACCGGCCTGA
- a CDS encoding efflux transporter outer membrane subunit — translation MSTITLPRVAAASMLAVGLSLSACAVPDLGPKPQLRASSTLESTKSLSGALSAAEAAQWPQQQWWSAYGDPQLDALVAEALAGSPDVASAQARILQARGAAQVAGAATLPSLNGQGSGGFTKQSYNNGFPKAYVPKGWNSTGDLALSGDFDLDLWGKNRKQLAAATSERMAAEADARQAELMISSNVVSSYFDLARLIARGEALKDALKAREALVDLTGQRVRQGLDQEAPLRQSEALAASARVALSQNDEQILLRRHALAALLGAGPDRGLSINPTAISAIPVAALPADAGIGLVGRRPDIVAARLRAEAADKRIGVAKAAFMPDISLSGLIGLQSLGLSNLIKTGSTYGNATGAISLPIFEGGRLKGDYTQARGSYDEAVANYNSTVIGAFQDVADALASRNAAQDQESAAADAAAKSARAQDLAFQRYHGGIGNYLDALTAQTTALDARQQAVDAHFRTLSEDVALKRALGGGYEDNSSKKAADND, via the coding sequence ATGAGTACGATCACACTCCCCCGAGTCGCGGCAGCCTCGATGCTGGCCGTCGGCCTTTCGCTGTCCGCCTGCGCGGTGCCCGACCTTGGGCCGAAGCCGCAGTTGCGGGCTTCTTCAACGCTGGAAAGCACGAAGTCACTATCTGGGGCACTTTCGGCGGCTGAGGCTGCCCAGTGGCCGCAGCAGCAGTGGTGGAGTGCCTATGGCGACCCGCAGCTTGATGCGCTGGTGGCCGAAGCCCTCGCAGGCTCGCCGGATGTCGCCTCCGCGCAGGCGCGCATCCTGCAGGCGCGCGGCGCAGCCCAGGTGGCGGGCGCCGCGACCCTGCCGAGCCTCAATGGGCAAGGCTCAGGTGGCTTCACCAAACAGAGCTACAACAACGGCTTCCCCAAGGCCTATGTTCCCAAGGGCTGGAACAGTACCGGCGATCTAGCGCTTTCGGGCGACTTCGACCTCGATCTCTGGGGCAAGAACCGCAAGCAGCTTGCCGCCGCCACGTCGGAACGCATGGCTGCCGAAGCCGATGCCCGTCAGGCCGAGCTGATGATCTCGTCCAACGTGGTCTCCTCCTACTTCGACCTTGCCCGCCTGATCGCGCGGGGCGAGGCGCTGAAGGATGCGCTCAAGGCGCGCGAGGCACTGGTCGATCTTACCGGCCAGCGCGTGCGTCAGGGCCTCGATCAGGAAGCGCCGCTGCGCCAGTCCGAAGCGCTTGCCGCCTCGGCCCGGGTCGCGCTGTCGCAGAACGATGAGCAGATCCTGCTGCGCCGCCATGCCCTGGCCGCGCTGCTGGGCGCCGGCCCCGATCGCGGCCTGTCGATCAATCCCACCGCCATCTCCGCGATCCCGGTCGCGGCGCTGCCCGCCGATGCCGGGATCGGCCTTGTCGGCCGCCGCCCCGATATCGTCGCGGCCCGCCTGCGCGCGGAAGCGGCGGACAAGCGCATCGGCGTCGCCAAGGCGGCGTTCATGCCGGACATCTCGCTCTCGGGTCTGATCGGTCTCCAGTCGCTTGGCCTGTCGAACCTGATCAAGACCGGCTCGACTTATGGCAATGCCACCGGCGCGATCAGCCTGCCGATCTTCGAGGGCGGCCGCCTCAAGGGTGACTACACCCAGGCGCGCGGCAGCTACGACGAGGCGGTGGCGAACTACAACTCCACCGTGATCGGCGCGTTTCAGGACGTCGCCGACGCGCTGGCAAGCCGCAATGCCGCGCAGGATCAGGAAAGCGCTGCCGCCGATGCGGCGGCCAAGTCCGCCCGCGCGCAGGACCTTGCTTTCCAGCGCTACCACGGCGGCATCGGCAACTATCTCGATGCCCTGACCGCCCAGACCACCGCTCTCGACGCACGCCAGCAGGCGGTCGACGCTCATTTCCGGACGCTTTCCGAAGACGTCGCGCTCAAGCGCGCGCTCGGTGGCGGTTACGAAGACAATTCCAGCAAGAAGGCCGCTGACAATGACTGA
- a CDS encoding HlyD family efflux transporter periplasmic adaptor subunit, with product MTDEAQGSPAGNAGDTSVLGKSRRKPLLLGLGAAVVGVAVLYGAYDLFIGSRSVSTDNAYVGGDNAQVTPLTSGRVVEVLVTDTQPVRKGQLLFRIEDADQRIALEQAEAELASAQRTYGQSLANNRALGASADASDAQINSAKAKLASAQATLTKAQADYGRRAALVGSGAVSAEDLTTAREALASAKASEGEARAMLAQMEAAAVSARRQEDASVAITQGTTLSTAPQIRQAQAKVDQAKLDLERTIVRAPIDGVIAKRAIQVGQKVQAGNVAMTVVPVGQLYVDANFKETQLGNVRPGQKATLTSDFYGSKVRYHGKVIGFAGGTGAAFALIPAQNATGNWIKVVQRLPVRIELDPKELQEHPLRIGLSMDAEVELTDAD from the coding sequence ATGACTGACGAAGCGCAGGGTTCGCCCGCAGGAAACGCTGGAGACACCAGCGTGCTGGGCAAGAGCCGCCGCAAGCCTTTGCTGCTGGGCCTTGGCGCCGCGGTTGTCGGCGTCGCGGTGCTCTATGGCGCCTACGATCTCTTCATCGGCAGCCGCTCGGTTTCGACCGACAATGCCTATGTCGGCGGTGACAATGCGCAGGTGACGCCGCTCACGTCGGGCCGCGTGGTCGAAGTGCTGGTCACCGACACGCAGCCGGTGCGCAAGGGCCAGCTGCTGTTCCGCATCGAAGATGCCGACCAGCGGATCGCGCTTGAACAGGCCGAGGCCGAACTGGCTTCGGCGCAGCGCACTTACGGCCAGTCGCTTGCCAACAACCGGGCGCTGGGCGCTTCGGCAGACGCCAGCGATGCGCAGATCAACTCGGCCAAGGCGAAGCTCGCTTCCGCGCAGGCCACGCTGACCAAGGCGCAGGCCGATTACGGACGCCGCGCCGCTCTGGTCGGTTCGGGCGCGGTTTCGGCCGAAGACCTGACCACCGCGCGTGAGGCTCTGGCCTCGGCTAAGGCGTCGGAAGGCGAAGCCCGCGCGATGCTGGCGCAGATGGAAGCCGCTGCCGTCAGCGCCCGCCGTCAGGAAGACGCCTCGGTCGCCATCACCCAGGGCACCACGCTCAGCACCGCGCCGCAGATCCGCCAGGCCCAGGCCAAGGTCGATCAGGCCAAGCTCGATCTCGAACGCACCATCGTGCGCGCGCCGATCGACGGTGTGATCGCCAAGCGCGCCATTCAGGTGGGACAGAAGGTTCAGGCCGGCAATGTGGCGATGACCGTGGTTCCGGTCGGCCAGCTCTATGTCGATGCGAACTTCAAGGAAACGCAGCTCGGCAACGTGCGCCCCGGCCAGAAGGCCACGCTGACCTCGGACTTCTACGGTTCCAAGGTCCGGTACCACGGCAAGGTGATCGGCTTTGCCGGCGGCACCGGCGCCGCTTTCGCGCTGATCCCGGCGCAGAACGCAACCGGCAACTGGATCAAGGTGGTGCAGCGCCTGCCGGTGCGCATCGAACTCGATCCCAAGGAACTGCAGGAGCATCCGCTGCGCATCGGCCTGTCGATGGACGCGGAAGTCGAACTGACGGACGCTGACTGA
- a CDS encoding DHA2 family efflux MFS transporter permease subunit, whose translation MAGAPPAAAGAVDGPTFTGAKLLVAGFLLAMANFVVVLDMTIANVSIPHISGGLGVSVSNGTWAITSYAVAEAICVPLTGWLAGRFGSLRVFLLSLIGFGLFSALCGIAHTFPLLVLFRLGQGFCGGPLMPLTQTLLLRIFPRHMHPRAMAMWAMTVVTAPIAGPIVGGYISDNWSWEWIFFINVPIVALVFFGLFTILRGIVTPTRKLPIDVVGLGLLIAWVAAFQMMLDLGREHDWFGSPFIVALAVIAVIFFIAFVVWELTEDHPVVDLKVFRHRGFSAATFSLTIAFGTYFASVVVIPQWLQASMGYTATQAGEAMAFSGVLAVFASPFVPKLMQRFDPRLLVFLGISWIGIVAIFRTSWSTDVAFWTIAWPQLVQGVGVSLFMVPLTTISLASVDPDETAGAAGIANFGRTLASAIATALVTTTWEDMSRANSADMAASMNGAQQTMDQLQAAGFSLAQARQTLANLVDGQGTALGTVHVFALCAVLLFIAAFTIWIAPRPPRGAKPASGGH comes from the coding sequence ATGGCCGGCGCTCCCCCCGCTGCTGCCGGGGCGGTTGACGGGCCAACGTTCACCGGCGCGAAGTTGCTGGTGGCCGGCTTCCTGCTGGCGATGGCCAACTTCGTCGTCGTGCTCGACATGACGATCGCCAACGTCTCGATCCCGCACATTTCGGGCGGGCTCGGGGTGTCGGTGTCGAACGGCACCTGGGCGATCACGTCCTACGCCGTGGCCGAGGCAATCTGCGTGCCGCTTACGGGCTGGCTCGCAGGGCGCTTCGGCAGCCTGCGGGTCTTCCTGCTCTCGCTGATCGGCTTTGGCCTGTTTTCCGCGCTCTGCGGTATCGCCCATACGTTCCCGCTGCTGGTGCTGTTCCGCCTTGGACAGGGCTTCTGCGGCGGCCCGCTGATGCCGCTGACGCAGACGCTGCTGCTGCGGATCTTCCCCAGGCACATGCATCCCCGCGCCATGGCGATGTGGGCGATGACGGTGGTGACGGCGCCTATCGCCGGTCCGATCGTGGGTGGCTACATCTCCGACAACTGGTCGTGGGAGTGGATCTTCTTCATCAACGTGCCGATCGTGGCGCTGGTCTTCTTCGGCCTGTTCACGATCTTGCGCGGGATCGTGACGCCCACGCGCAAGCTGCCGATCGACGTTGTCGGTCTTGGCCTGCTGATCGCATGGGTGGCCGCGTTCCAGATGATGCTCGACCTCGGGCGCGAGCATGACTGGTTCGGCTCGCCCTTCATCGTCGCGCTGGCGGTGATCGCGGTGATCTTCTTCATCGCCTTCGTGGTCTGGGAACTGACCGAGGATCACCCGGTGGTGGACCTGAAAGTCTTCCGCCATCGCGGTTTCTCGGCGGCGACGTTCTCGCTCACCATCGCTTTCGGCACTTACTTCGCGTCGGTGGTGGTGATCCCGCAGTGGTTGCAGGCCTCGATGGGCTACACCGCGACGCAGGCGGGTGAGGCGATGGCCTTTTCCGGCGTGCTGGCGGTCTTCGCATCGCCCTTCGTGCCCAAGCTGATGCAGCGCTTCGATCCGCGTCTGCTGGTGTTCCTCGGCATTTCGTGGATCGGTATCGTCGCAATCTTCCGCACCAGCTGGTCCACCGACGTGGCGTTCTGGACCATTGCCTGGCCGCAGCTGGTGCAGGGCGTGGGTGTGTCGCTGTTCATGGTGCCGCTGACCACGATCAGCCTCGCCTCGGTCGATCCGGACGAGACGGCGGGCGCGGCGGGCATCGCCAACTTCGGCCGCACCCTTGCCAGCGCCATCGCCACGGCTCTGGTGACGACCACCTGGGAAGACATGTCGCGTGCCAACAGCGCCGACATGGCCGCCTCGATGAACGGCGCGCAGCAGACGATGGACCAGCTTCAGGCCGCCGGGTTCTCGCTGGCGCAGGCACGGCAGACTTTGGCCAACCTCGTCGACGGGCAGGGCACGGCGCTGGGCACTGTCCATGTTTTCGCGCTCTGTGCCGTGCTGCTGTTCATCGCAGCCTTCACGATCTGGATTGCCCCGCGTCCGCCTCGCGGTGCGAAGCCGGCCTCGGGCGGACATTAA
- a CDS encoding chemotaxis protein CheB: MHDARVLVVDDSAAMRALFCDVLEQSKNVVVVGTAASAAEARSQIAQLQPNVVTLDVEMPGMSGIEFLEEIMSTNPMPVVMLSALTQSGTETSLKAFELGAVECFPKPLKATPEQFAKTVGKLGKVVVAAANSNVRDRPRHRGPKAESTEGYTPNGKIAAFSTSMGGVDALTEVLGHYPKNCPPTVIILQTEPALAEMFITRANKDCACTIKAVADGAELVAGTVHIAFDPGKHVIVEPGSPPKLRTVEREPVEGFRPSATLLFGTIARGGLPAIGAVLTGMGEDGAKGLKLLQAAGCRTLAQDRGTATVPQAPAAAVEAGAVDAELKLEELAADVLTQCGAAEG, encoded by the coding sequence ATGCATGACGCCCGCGTACTCGTGGTCGACGATTCAGCAGCGATGCGCGCGTTGTTCTGCGACGTCCTTGAGCAATCCAAGAACGTCGTCGTCGTTGGAACCGCCGCAAGCGCCGCCGAGGCCCGCAGCCAGATCGCCCAACTGCAGCCCAATGTCGTGACGCTTGACGTCGAGATGCCGGGGATGAGCGGAATCGAATTCCTCGAGGAGATCATGAGCACCAACCCGATGCCGGTGGTCATGCTTTCCGCCCTTACTCAAAGCGGCACGGAAACCTCACTCAAGGCCTTCGAACTGGGGGCGGTGGAGTGCTTTCCAAAGCCGCTCAAGGCCACACCCGAACAATTCGCCAAGACGGTCGGCAAACTGGGCAAGGTGGTCGTCGCCGCAGCCAACTCGAACGTGCGCGACCGTCCCCGCCATCGCGGCCCCAAGGCCGAGAGCACCGAGGGCTATACGCCCAATGGCAAGATCGCCGCTTTCAGTACCTCCATGGGCGGCGTCGACGCCTTGACCGAAGTGCTGGGCCACTATCCAAAGAATTGTCCACCCACAGTCATCATTCTTCAGACCGAACCAGCCCTCGCCGAAATGTTCATCACCCGTGCCAACAAGGACTGTGCATGCACTATCAAGGCGGTCGCCGATGGAGCGGAACTGGTGGCGGGAACGGTCCATATCGCGTTCGATCCCGGGAAACACGTGATCGTGGAGCCGGGTAGCCCGCCGAAACTGCGGACGGTCGAACGCGAACCGGTCGAAGGCTTCCGCCCTTCCGCAACGCTGCTGTTCGGCACTATCGCGCGCGGCGGACTTCCCGCCATCGGCGCGGTGTTGACCGGTATGGGCGAGGATGGCGCAAAAGGTCTAAAACTCCTGCAGGCGGCGGGCTGTCGTACCCTCGCTCAGGACCGCGGAACGGCAACGGTACCGCAGGCGCCCGCGGCTGCGGTCGAGGCGGGCGCAGTCGATGCCGAATTGAAGCTGGAAGAACTTGCTGCCGATGTGCTGACCCAGTGCGGTGCGGCGGAGGGTTAA
- a CDS encoding STAS domain-containing protein, whose protein sequence is MTAISEASGAGIVLPARCDRAAAEVLLPEFVAAVGLQPISIDGSGVEHVGQAVLQLLVSARRSGGGAVITASPALLDAVQLTGLESELFEEAAL, encoded by the coding sequence ATGACAGCGATCAGCGAGGCAAGTGGGGCTGGGATAGTCCTTCCCGCCCGTTGCGACCGGGCCGCGGCCGAAGTGCTGTTGCCGGAGTTCGTGGCAGCTGTGGGTCTTCAGCCCATCAGCATCGACGGCAGCGGGGTCGAACATGTCGGTCAGGCCGTGCTGCAATTGCTCGTCTCGGCGCGGCGAAGCGGCGGCGGAGCGGTGATCACTGCGTCCCCGGCTCTGCTCGATGCCGTGCAACTGACGGGCCTGGAGTCCGAACTCTTTGAGGAGGCCGCGCTGTGA